The following nucleotide sequence is from Streptomyces pactum.
CGGTACCCGGGCCGGGGATGACCGGGACCGTGACCCGACGACGGAACAGGAGCACTCGAAGGTGACCACGGCAACGCGTCCGCCGATCGATGCGGCCGCCCTGATCGAGGCGATCGGACCCGGCCGGCGGGACCGGCCCTGGCTGTTCGTCTCCCCGCACCTGGACGACGGTGTCCTGTCGGCCGGCGGAGTACTGGCCGCGGCCCGCCGGGCCGGGGTGGACACGGTGGTGGCGACCGTCTTCGCCGGTACCGCCACCGGGCCCGTCACCTCCCCGTTCGCCACCGAGCTGGTGCGGCTGTGGGGCCTGGGCACCGACGACCCGGTCGGCGGGCGACGCGCGGAGGACCGCGCGGCGCTGGCCGAGGTGGGTGCCCGCCCGGTCCACCTGCCGGTACCCGACGCGATCTTCCGGACCACCGCGGGCACCGGCGAGGCCCTCTACCCGACCGTGGAGGCGGTCTTCGCCGGGGCGCCGCGCGGGGACGACCCGGCGATCCGGGAGGTGCGCCGGGAGCTGGCGGCGGTGCTGGCCGCGCTGGAGCCCGCCGTGGTGGTGGGGCCGGCCGGGATCGGCGGGCATGTGGACCATGTGCTGGTCCGCGACGCCGTGACCGCCCTCGCCGGAGCCGACGGCCCCGTCCTGATGCTGTACGAGGATCTGCCCTACGCCGCAACCGGCCGGACCCCGGCCGCCGGCCTCACGGCGCTGCCGGTCTCCTTCACCGAGGCGGACTGGGACGCCAAGGCCGCGGCGGCCGCCCGTTATGTCTCCCAGCTCCCGGCCGTGTGGCCGGAGGCGGACGGGCTGGCGGAGCTGCGGGCGCGCGCCGAAGCCGTGGGCGGCGACAGCACGGGGCCGGCGGAGCTGCTGTGGTGCTCCGAGGCCGCCCACGCCCTTGTCCTGGGGGACCCGACTGTATGAGATCCTCGAAGAGTGTCGAGGGTCATCGCAGGCAGCCGGGGTAGCCGGCGCATTTCCGTCCCGAAGGGCTCGGAAACGCGTCCCACGGCGGAACGTGTCCGCGAGGCGGTCTTCTCCACGTTCTACTCCTTGACCGACATGGACGGAGCCGAGGTTCTCGACCTGTACGCGGGTTCCGGCGCCATCGGTATCGAGGCGGTCTCCCGCGGCGCCCGGCGCGCCGTGTTCGTGGAGAAGTCCCGGCAGGCCATTCCAGTTCTGCGGAAGAACATCGAGGACCTCGATCTCACCGATTCCTGCGACATTGTCATCGGCGATGTGGGGGGCTGGCTCTCCTCGGCCGCGGCCGACCGGAAGGACGTCGTCTACATCGACCCGCCCTATCACCGGCCCGTCCACGGGGATCTCGTCGCGCTCGTCGAAAGAGGGTGGCTCGCCGGTCATGCGGTCGTGGCGGTCGAACACGCCCTGCGGGACGCTCCCGTGGAATGGCCGGAGGGTTTGGAACCGCTGAAAATGCGGCGTTACGGTAATACAGCGGTCTCCTATGCTCGGTTCGAGGGATAAGAATGCTCAGGGACATCGATATGGCGGCCCCGGTCCGGGACCGCATTCACCTCGAAAGCCTCCCGGGTGTGGTGGACCGCCTTCTCCAGCACTGCCACGACATCGGCGCCCCGGCGCTGACGAACATCCGCCGCACCAGTGATTCGGTGCTCTTCGACTTCGACGGCACCCTCGACCAGTTGCTGCCGCTGCGGATGTTCTCCACCCTCTCGGTCGTGCTGGACGAGTCCGAGCACGCCCGGGAGGACGGCTTCGCGGACGCGCTGGCCGGGCTGACCGAGTCGGCCGAGCACGGGGTGATCGCCCGGCTGTCGGGCCCGCCCGCCTACCGGGTGGACGACATCGAGGGGCGCGGCGTGCTCATCGAGGGCGTCGGCGCCCGGCTCGGCTGGCAGAACGACCCCAGGGCCTGGGACGTCAACATCTCCGAGCACGGACGCTTCGTGCTGGCCGAGATCGGCGCCATGCACCGGTCCCGCCGGTACCCGAAGCTGCACCGCATCCCGGCGTCGGTCAACCCGGTGGTCGGCAGCCTGCTGGTGCAGCTGGCCAAGCCGGAGGCCGACGACACGGTCTACGACCCGTTCTGCGGGTCCGGGACCCTGCTCACCGAGGTCGCCGCCATCGGCAAGGGTGCCCTGTTCCTGGGCACCGACATCGCGCAGAAGGCCCTCGGGGTGGCCCGGCTCAACCTGGAGCCGCTGGGGAAGCCGTATCTGCTGGCCCAGGCCCGGGCCGAGGCGCTGCCGCTGCCCGCGCAGTCGGTGGACCGGGTCATCTCCAACATGCCG
It contains:
- a CDS encoding methyltransferase domain-containing protein translates to MVDRLLQHCHDIGAPALTNIRRTSDSVLFDFDGTLDQLLPLRMFSTLSVVLDESEHAREDGFADALAGLTESAEHGVIARLSGPPAYRVDDIEGRGVLIEGVGARLGWQNDPRAWDVNISEHGRFVLAEIGAMHRSRRYPKLHRIPASVNPVVGSLLVQLAKPEADDTVYDPFCGSGTLLTEVAAIGKGALFLGTDIAQKALGVARLNLEPLGKPYLLAQARAEALPLPAQSVDRVISNMPFGKRVGSHQVNSLLYPRFLGELARVLRPKGRAVLLTEDKRLFQQAVQETRRIRVIKEVQVTSGGLHPTAYVVEYTQKSRRMDRRKKRLGER
- a CDS encoding PIG-L deacetylase family protein, with product MTTATRPPIDAAALIEAIGPGRRDRPWLFVSPHLDDGVLSAGGVLAAARRAGVDTVVATVFAGTATGPVTSPFATELVRLWGLGTDDPVGGRRAEDRAALAEVGARPVHLPVPDAIFRTTAGTGEALYPTVEAVFAGAPRGDDPAIREVRRELAAVLAALEPAVVVGPAGIGGHVDHVLVRDAVTALAGADGPVLMLYEDLPYAATGRTPAAGLTALPVSFTEADWDAKAAAAARYVSQLPAVWPEADGLAELRARAEAVGGDSTGPAELLWCSEAAHALVLGDPTV
- the rsmD gene encoding 16S rRNA (guanine(966)-N(2))-methyltransferase RsmD, translating into MSRVIAGSRGSRRISVPKGSETRPTAERVREAVFSTFYSLTDMDGAEVLDLYAGSGAIGIEAVSRGARRAVFVEKSRQAIPVLRKNIEDLDLTDSCDIVIGDVGGWLSSAAADRKDVVYIDPPYHRPVHGDLVALVERGWLAGHAVVAVEHALRDAPVEWPEGLEPLKMRRYGNTAVSYARFEG